CCTTCTTCGAGATCGACCCCATGGTCGACCGCCTGTCGCGCGATCCGAAGTGGTTCACCTTCATCTCGAACTGCGCCCAAGGGCCGATCCGCACCGTCCTGGGCGACGCGCGGCTGACGCTGAACAAGGAGGCGCCGGGCTCCTACGACCTGCTGGTCATCGACGCCTTCTCGTCAGACGCCGTGCCGACCCATCTGCTGACGCGCGAGGCGATCCAGGGCTATCTGAAGTTGCTGAAGCCGACAGGCGTCGTGGTCCTGCACCTGTCGAACCGCAACCTGGAGATCACCCTGCCCGCCGTCGCCGCCGCGCGTGAACTGGGCGCTGCCGAACTGCATCAGGTCTATATCGAGCATCCCGACACCGCCGTGATGGCCGAGGCCTCGACCGAGGCTCTGGTCATCTCGCCGACGCCCGAAGGCCTGGCCGACTTCAAGGCCGACGGCCGCTGGCGCAAACTGGCTCCGACCGAAGTGCGGCCGTGGACCGACGACTACGTCAACCTGTTCGGCGCCCTGATGCGCAGCATGAGAGGGCGTGCCTGATCGGCGTCATCCCGGAAGCGGCTCAGCCACTACCCGGGACCGCTCAAGACAGTGACCTCGGCCCCTCGGCGGTCCCGGCTCTGCGCGGCTACGCCGCTTGGCCGGGATGACGGCGTTTCGTCACGCTGCGCCCGCCACTCGCGCCAGATCTGCGGTGATGCGTTCGGCGACCTTCAGGCGGTCGTCGGGCGTGGGCCATTCGCCCTTCACCACGATCTTCTGATCCGGCCGGATCTTCCAGAAGGCGTGGTTCTTCTGGATCAGCCCCACCAGCCCCATCGGATTGGGGAAGCTGTTGTTGCGCAGGGTCAGGACCGCGCCCTTGGGCCCGATGTCGATCTTCTCGATGCAGGCCGTGCGGCAGTTGGCCTTGACGCCGACGATCCGAAGCAACTGCTGCGCCTCGTCCGGCAGCGGGCCGAAGCGGTCGATCAGTTCGGCCGCCATGGCCTCGCGATCCTCCATCTTCTCGGCGTCCGACAGGCGACGATAGAGGCTGAGACGAAGATTTAGGTCCGGGACGTAATCCTCTGGAATCAAGACAGCCGCGCCGACGTTGATCGAGGGCGACCAGCCGCGATCCGGCGCCGCCTCGCCCTGCTCGCGCAGTTCGGCGACGGCGTCTTCCAGCATCTGCTGATAGAGTTCGACCCCGACCTCGCGGATGTGGCCCGACTGTTCGTCGCCCAACAGATTGCCGCCGCCGCGCTGGTCCAAGTCGTGGCTGGCCAACTGGAAGCCCGCGCCCAGGTTGTCCAGCGACTGCAGCACCTGCAGCCGCCGTTCGGCCGACAGGCTCAAGGGCTTGGTCGGGTCGGTCGTCAGATAGGCGAAGGCCCGCGCTTTGGACCGGCCGATGCGGCCGCGGATCTGGTGCAACTGCGCGAGGCCGAACATGTCGGCGCGGTGCACGATCAGGGTGTTGGCCGTCGGAATGTCGATGCCGCTCTCGACGATGGTGGTCGAGACCAGCACGTCATACTCCCCGTCGTAGAAGGCGCTCATCACCTCCTCCAACTGGGTCGGGCTCATCTGGCCGTGGCCGACGACGAACTTCACCTCGGGCACCTGCTCGCGCAGGAACCGCTCGATATCCGGCAGGTCCTTCAGGCGCGGCGCGACGTAATAGCCCTGGCCGCCGCGATATTTCTCGCGCAGCAGGGCCTCGCGCACCAGCACCGGGTCCCACGGCGTGACATAGGTCCGCACCGCCAGACGGTCGACCGGCGGGGTGGCGATGATCGACATCTCGCGGATGCCCGACAGCGCCATCTGCAGCGTGCGCGGGATCGGCGTGGCCGTCAGGGTCAGCAGGTGAACGTCGGCCCGCAAGGACTTCAGCTTCTCCTTGTGCTTGACGCCGAAGTGCTGCTCCTCGTCGACGATGACGAGGCCCAGATCCTTGAAGCCGACCTGATCGGCCAGCACGGCGTGGGTGCCGACGACGATCTCGAAGCTGCCGTCCTTCAGACCCGCGCGCGTCTCATTCGCGTCCTTGGCCGTGACCATGCGCGACAGGTGTCGCACCTTGATCGGCCAACCAGCGAAGCGTTCGCTGAAGGTCTTGAAGTGCTGGCGGGCCAGCAGGGTTGTCGGGCAGACGATAGCGACCTGTTGCCCCGTCATGGCCACGACGAAGGCGGCGCGAAGGGCGACCTCCGTCTTGCCGAAGCCGACGTCGCCGCAGATCAGACGATCCATCGGCGTGCCCTTGCCCAGGTCCTCCAGCACGTCGCCGATGGCGTTCAGCTGATCGTCCGTCTCCTCATAGGGAAAGCGGGCGCAGAACTCGTCGAACAGGCCCGCGGGCGGCACGATGGCGTCGGACACCCGCAGCGCCCGCTTGGCGGCCAGGGCGATCAGCCCTTCGGCCATCGCGCGAAGGCGCTCCTTGGCCTTGGCCTTGCGCGCCTGCCAGCCCGCGCTGCCCAGACGGTCCAGCTGAACCCCTTCGGCGTCCGTGCCGTAGCGGGTCAGAAGGTCAATGTTTTCAACCGGCAGATAGAGTTTGCTCTCACCGGCATAGAGGAGTTCGAGGCAGTCGTGCGGCGCCTCCTGAATCTCCAGCGTGCGCAGGCCTTCGTAGCGGCCGATGCCGTGATCCAGGTGCACCACCAGATCACCCGCCGTCAGGGCCGATGCCTCGGCCAGGAAGTTCGACGCCCGCCGCTTGCGCTTGGGCCGCGCCAGGCGGTCGCCCAGGATGTCGGTCTCGGAGATGACAGCCAGGTCGTCGGTTACGAAGCCGTGCTCGACCGGCAGCACCGCGCGCAGATAGAGGCCGTCGGGCGCGCCTTGCACGTCGTCCCAGTCGCGCACCGCCACGACATGCGTCAGGCCATGATCGCCCAACATGGCGGCCAGGCGCTCGGCTGAGCCGTCGGACCAGGAGGCGAACAGGACGCGCTTGCCCTGCCCCTTCAGCGCCTCGGCGTGCTGGGCCACGGCGGCGAACAGGTTGACGCTGTCCTGCGAGCGCTCAGCAGCGAAGCTGCGGCCCAGACGGCCGCCTGCGTCCTCGCCCGAACCGGCGGCCAGCGGCGACAGGCGGCGCACGGCGCGACCGGCCAGGGCGCTGTTCCAGTCGCCTTCGTCGAGATAGAGCCGTTCGGGCGGCAGGGCGCGATAGGCCGACCCGCCCTTGCCGCGCGCCGCCTCCTTGCGCGCCTCATAGGCGTCTACGGTCAGGTTCCAGCGCTCGCCGCGCGCCTGCTCCGCCTGGCTGTCCAGGAAGACCGGCGCCGCGTCCGGCAGATAGTCGAACAGCGTGTCCAGCCGCTCGTAGAACAACGGCAACCAGTGCTCGACGCCCTGACGGCGCGCGCCCTCGCTGACGGCGGCGTACATGGGCTCATCGCCCGGCGCGCCGAACAGGTTCAGATAGCCGCTGCGGAAACGCGAGATGGCGTCCGCGTCCAGCAGCACCTCGGACACCGGCGACAGGGAGACGGCCTTCAGCTGGCGCGTCGAGCGTTGCGTCTCGGGGTCGAAGGCGCGGATCGATTCCAGCTCCGAGCCGAACATGTCGAGGCGGACCGGCTC
The nucleotide sequence above comes from Brevundimonas naejangsanensis. Encoded proteins:
- the mfd gene encoding transcription-repair coupling factor, coding for MDAGPVRTDVELGGAPEGLDALIVAERIKAQGGTALFVARDYQRTGNFIQAFRFFAKDVEVLEYPSWDCLPYDRLSPTASVAAQRMATLTRLATRDPTDRTPLLVVATVAAAAQRTPPRNAVTGAGFAAKVGADLDTDALERYVAANGYVRASTVSERGEYAVRGGVIDVFPPGFEEPVRLDMFGSELESIRAFDPETQRSTRQLKAVSLSPVSEVLLDADAISRFRSGYLNLFGAPGDEPMYAAVSEGARRQGVEHWLPLFYERLDTLFDYLPDAAPVFLDSQAEQARGERWNLTVDAYEARKEAARGKGGSAYRALPPERLYLDEGDWNSALAGRAVRRLSPLAAGSGEDAGGRLGRSFAAERSQDSVNLFAAVAQHAEALKGQGKRVLFASWSDGSAERLAAMLGDHGLTHVVAVRDWDDVQGAPDGLYLRAVLPVEHGFVTDDLAVISETDILGDRLARPKRKRRASNFLAEASALTAGDLVVHLDHGIGRYEGLRTLEIQEAPHDCLELLYAGESKLYLPVENIDLLTRYGTDAEGVQLDRLGSAGWQARKAKAKERLRAMAEGLIALAAKRALRVSDAIVPPAGLFDEFCARFPYEETDDQLNAIGDVLEDLGKGTPMDRLICGDVGFGKTEVALRAAFVVAMTGQQVAIVCPTTLLARQHFKTFSERFAGWPIKVRHLSRMVTAKDANETRAGLKDGSFEIVVGTHAVLADQVGFKDLGLVIVDEEQHFGVKHKEKLKSLRADVHLLTLTATPIPRTLQMALSGIREMSIIATPPVDRLAVRTYVTPWDPVLVREALLREKYRGGQGYYVAPRLKDLPDIERFLREQVPEVKFVVGHGQMSPTQLEEVMSAFYDGEYDVLVSTTIVESGIDIPTANTLIVHRADMFGLAQLHQIRGRIGRSKARAFAYLTTDPTKPLSLSAERRLQVLQSLDNLGAGFQLASHDLDQRGGGNLLGDEQSGHIREVGVELYQQMLEDAVAELREQGEAAPDRGWSPSINVGAAVLIPEDYVPDLNLRLSLYRRLSDAEKMEDREAMAAELIDRFGPLPDEAQQLLRIVGVKANCRTACIEKIDIGPKGAVLTLRNNSFPNPMGLVGLIQKNHAFWKIRPDQKIVVKGEWPTPDDRLKVAERITADLARVAGAA